The Cinclus cinclus chromosome 15, bCinCin1.1, whole genome shotgun sequence region ggagcagggagagctggctgctgctggagcagtcCCAGGGAAGCTCCTGAGTGCTCTGGGTGTCCTGCACAGGATGCTGCCCTGTGGCCTCAGCAGGGAGGGATTTTCCACAGCAGAGTGGGAAGTTTGGAAGTTTGTTCCTGTTCGCCCAGGTCTCCTGTCACTGGAGCTTGATGCTTGGCTTGCCTGAGCTCTGCATGCATTGGAGAATTCCGTGGGAGCCCCCAAAGCCCAAATGCaattttttgtgggatttttcttACATAGTTGCTGTTCAGTTTGCCATTTCTCTTCCACTTTGGGGCTGCTTTAAAACCTCACAGTTACAGcctcctgctggtgctgctaTGCCAAATGTCCAGGTTGAGAAAGAGCTGGTGTCgtgataaataaaaatatttggataaATCCCTGCTCCATGCTGATGATTAtcccaggaggggctgggaggaacGCTGGCTCCATTTCCATGGCTCTGGCTCCAGTTCCTACCTGCTGAATAATGGACACACCAATAACTCCCCTGTCTCTTGAGATACATCAGGGATGTCTGGAAAAGCCTGGGAGGGTGCCACAGGCATGGCAAGCAGGATTTCTGTGGAGCTCTGAGCAGGCTGTGCTTGCTGGGAAGCCACACACCCCATGTGGTCTCCACGTCCATCTGTCCCTCCTGCTCAGGGTTTCAGTGTTTGAGCTGCCTTTGCAAACCATGAGGTTTTTTAAGTGCTGAGAACCTGATTTCCTTGTATCTCATcaaagggtttttctttttttaaacacttcttgaaaaatctctgaaatgCTTCAAGCTGACATCTTAATGTATTTATGACATTAGCTGCTTCTGCTCTGGAATGGTTGCTCTGAATCTCTTTGAGCCTGGCTGTTATTTTGAACATGACTAATTCCCTGAGTGACTAAGCTCTTAGATAATAGGAAAAATTCATCAAGTTATCTCGGGCTCCAATAGTTTCTATTGTTATGAAAAGACGACttacgaaaaaaaaaaataaagatgcttATTATGTAATATGGGCAGGGAGAGTAAAGACAAGTGTTGGTAGGGACTGGCCAGAGTGCTGTGCCTAGGAAAGGTAGGGGTGCCTTCTTTTAGTCTGTCTTATCTAGGAGCCAGGTTCAGCCTGTGAAATCTCCAGCTTAGTCTGGATGAGGAGTAAAGAGTTCCTTGATTGGAGCTCTGGTGTCTCCCACTGAAGCCAAGGAGTTGTGCTCTTGTTCAGAGTCGCTCCCAACCCCTTCCTCCCCGTTCTGCCAAGCTGCCAGTGGCACTGATGGGGTCCCTGTGGCACTgttggggtccctgtcccactGCCGGGGTCCCTGTGGCACTGTTGGGGTCCCTGTGGCACAGCCGGGGTCCCTGTGGCACTGATGGGGTCCCTGTGGCACTGTTGGGGTCCCTGTGGCACAGCCGGGGTCCCTGTGGCACTGATGGTGTCCCTGTGGCACTGATGGGGTCCCTGTGGCACTGATGGTGTCCCTGTGGCACTGTTGGGGTCCCTATGGCACAGCCATGgtccctgtggcacagccatGGTCCCTGTGGCACTGATGGGGTCCCTGTGGCACTGATGGGGTCCCTGTGGCACTGTTGGGGTCCCTATGGCACAGCCATGgtccctgtggcacagccatGGTCCCTGTGGCACTGATGGGGTCCCTGTGGCACTGATGGGGTCCCTGTGGCACTGATGGGgtccctgtggcacagccatGGTCCCTGTGGCACTGATGGGGTCCCTGTGGCACTGATGGGGTCCCTGTGGCACTGTTGGGGTCCCTATGGCACAGCCATGGTCCCTGTGGCACTGATGGGGTCCCTGTGGCACTGATGGGGTCCCTGTGGCACTGTTGGGGTCCCTATGGCACAGCCATGGTCCCTGTGGCACTGATGGGGTCCCTGTGGCACTGTTGGGGTCCCTATGGCACAGCCATGGTCCCTGTGGCACTGATGGGGTCCCTGTGGCACTGATGGGGTCCCTGTGGCACTGTTGGGGTCCCTATGGCACAGCCATGGTCCCTGTGGCACTGATGGGGTCCCTGTGGCACTGATGGGGTCCCTATGGCACAGCCATGGTCCCTGTGGCACTGATGGGGTCCCTGTGGCACTGTTGGGGTCCCTGTGGCACTGATGGTgtccctgtggcacagccatggtccctgtggcacagccatggtccctgtggcacagccatGGTCCCTGTGACACTGATGGGGTCCCTATGGCACAGCCATGGTCCCTGTGGCACTGATGGGGTCCCTATGGCACAGCCATGGTCCCTGTGGCACTGATGGGGTCCCTATGGCACAGCCATGgtccctgtggcacagccatGGTCCCTGTGACACTGATGGGGTCCCTATGGCACAGCCATGGTCCCTGTGGCACTGATGGGGTCCCTGTGACACTGATGGGgtccctgtggcacagccatGGTCCCTGTGGCACTGATGGGGTCCCTGTGACACTGATGGGGTCCCTGTGGCACAGCCGGGGTCCCCTTGGCTGTCACACAATTGTcaccagctgcaggagggcagcTCTGGCCGTTCCTGGAAGGCAGAGCCTGtgctccctctccctgcagggaatcccactgtgctgggagagggaatggaTCCTACTGGCATTCACCTGCCTCgcttggagaaaagggaaaacaaaataggGAAAAGCTATAAACTTCTTTTTAATGCTGGTAAAAATGGGTGCGCTATGTTCTATTCATACACCTACTGCTATCCATTTGGAATTCCTACTTCATCAGGTTGGCTCGCactgttttcttcattaaaagaGTGCCAGATTCAAtaggctgttccctctccttttGCGGGGGGAGTCagagagagggggagaaaaCGATTTATATGAAACACATCCAATTCTCTGGGTTAATTTGTGTGAAGAACATGAGACCCGTGGGTCAGCTCCTTAATGAGatggtttttccttttcttagtGTCTGGACAAGGAGAAGCCCAGGGAAGCCAGAGCCAAGTGTGGCAGGAGGGGGGtgaggaggctgcagggagctctggcCGATTGCTTTTCCCCCTCATCCCCTTGCAAGTGCTGAAATGCACCCTTGGATTTTCACGCCAAAGAGTTTCCCTCTTTGTGCAGCTGAATTTCTCAGGGACCCCACTGGGGGCACTGACCCTGAATTCAAAAGGGTTTAGTTTTAGTTTCTagcaggtaatttttttttttttttcacccaccACTTTGTCCAGACATGTGGTGATGTGAAAATTCTGCAATTTCGTGTCAGTGTGCTTGGAGGGAGCGCTTGTCTTCCCCCAAGGAAGGGACTTGCCTTGGATTTTTCTGCAGTTGAGGCTTTGCTTTCTTTACCTTTTCCCAGGCTCAACAGTGAGCCCaaaagctgagaaataaaattaaggagTAAAGGTCTCTGTGTTCCTTTAGGCCAAGGAGAGCTTACATAAGGTTGAAACGAGCATCTGAATTGGATGGGTCCTTTTAAACAGAACTTGCTCAGCCCCTGAAGTCTTTTTCTGTGACCAGGGTAATTGGTGTTACCACATCTGATTTCTGCAGGATTTAAGgggggtttattttctttttcatcactGGGAATCTGAAGATGCTTCTGGAGTGTGCAGCAGATGCAAGGAGAGCAGAAAGCACTCGCAACACCATTGCCAGGGGCAGGAGATTTTAGTCTGTCTTAATGCTTTAATTTCAAGTAaacttaaaaatagaaatttgttGTTCTCACTGCAATCCAGAGGAGCACAGTGGACTCAGCCCCCCCAGCCAGGCTCTCTGTGCCATTCCAGCATGGTCTGTGCAGTGTCACAGGAGCTGTGGCACTGATTCCATTGCTGCTGTGGCTCAGCTTTTGGTGAAAttcttgtggctttttttcacagaatgcTTGGAGCAGTGACCTGGAGATGCTCAGGTCCTTCCCCATGGCCACTGAGCTTTGTGCAGCTCTTGGCCAGGTGGTCGTGCTGCTGAATTCAGCCTCCAGAAGTGCTCTGTGTGCTCTAAACTTTGCACAAGTGGGCTTAGAAacttaatttcttctctttccagcaTTCCCTGCCTTGCCACAAGGGCATCTTGCTTCATATGGtccttccctgctctctcccACATCTAACTTCTCCCTCACGTCACTGCTTTGCTGGCTCTCAGCTTATGCAGTCCTTTAGAAAGAGGAAATTACTGGAAAAAAGTCCCAAGTGTATGTGGACAGTGAGGAAGCTTTCCATTTGAGGGATGGAGTGGAAAGGCAAGGAGCTGTGGGTGACTGGAAAGTTAATTTTTCACAGCCAAAAATCAAGTCCAAGTCTCTATACAAGTATCATCTGTTTTGCAGTTTGGGTAaggaattttgggtgtttggggatttttaaagcTTCCCATGAAGCCATTCCATAAACGTAAAAGATTATGGAGGTTCTTGAGGAAAAATCTGCCCTTTGCAGCAGCTTTGCAGCTCTCAGGCTGGTGCTGCCATCTGGCCCAGGATGGAAAAGAGGGCTCTGTCAGGCATTCtgtgaggagaaaggaaaaggaggcaaCTCCCAGCTTAAGGAAATCCTCCTTTTTGGAAACAGCAAATCATAATCTCGCTGGCCTTTAATCTCTGAAACCCAGAGTTTAATTCCTGCCTagattaggaaaataaaaataatggttttCTTATAATCTCTAATGGAGTCTGTAAGTCACCCCTCACATGGTGTCCAACGTCACAGCAGCGTTTGTGAGCACGAGAGACTGGGAATGGAAAGGAGGAGCAGGTGCCCACACATCCCTGGGTACCATGGCTGTCTGTTCCTTCTTGGGGGCAGGATCAATTCAGCTGGGAAGTTTAAACTTCCCTGGTGGTGCCCTAAAGGTCTGGGGGTGGGTGCTTGAGCCAAAGCAGTTTGGGGTTGACAATCACCAGCAGTGTTTTCCCCTTGGCCATGGATTTCATCCATCCAGACCAATTTTATTCCTGCTCAGAATCACGAGCCACGCTGTGATTTGTTTGAAATTTCCCCCAATTCACTGAGACTTATCTCCTTTGGCCAAAGGGTTGCAGATTTGGGCTcctcctgtcccatcccagagctgtgccacagcGGCGTGGCCAGAATTCTCTGGTTAATTAAGGTTAAGAATTTAGTGgctcattttctcattttcccagtTAATATAGAAGGTGGAGCTGGTGTGTTGACAAAACAGAGTCTGTCCAAGAGTGGAGGTTGTTATTCTGCACAGGTATCTAGAGCAGGACAGGGAATTGGAGCTGACACAGCCCCACACCCCTGGACTGTCCTGGCAAGGGGAATCCAGGAGCTGTAAGAAttccaatcccaaatcctggcTGCTGAGTGCGAGCAGGGTTTGCTGGGCTGCACGGAGCGGGGTGTGCTAATTACTGGAGACATCCATTGGAGGGAGACGTGGTCACAAGGCTGAGAGAGCCCGGTGTGTTCTGCACGGGAGGATTTGGCATCATCCGCCTCTGTGGCTCGCTCCAAAATTCCTGTCTTGTAATTAATGTCAGTGTAGGGCCCCTCTGTGAGTTACTTGGGTGTTATTTGGGTGTGCAGAGCTCTCTGTCCCATGCGTCCATGGGATGGATGCAGATCCAGAGCTGGATGGAGTGATGCgagctccttccctgcctgctgtcCCTCCGGAGAGGTGCTGAAATTCCAATCTCCTTTCTCGTCCAATCCCTCGCTGATCCTGCATCACTGTTTTGGTTTCAGTTTGAAACTGGGCAGAAACACTAAtttagtgtagtggttttggtcTGTTAATTtgagattttgttgttgttgttgttgtgagataggattaggaggacGGCAAAACGGGTTTAACTTTAAATGCTACAAAGAGGAACTTTATTACTAGAaactataaggaaaaaaaaaaaacttagaataaaacttcagaccACTTTCCCTCCCACTCCacacagtttttttctttcacactgaaAACGTATAGAAAACAACTCGGTTAGTTTACTGTCTTTAAAATAGTCTTTTGCTAATTTATTTGGGAGACCAGACTTCCCCCTTTAGTTTATAGAGATTTCTacaagaaacagttttctcGTGGCCTTGATGTTACAGTGATCAGCCACCCTGGAGAATGGAATTCTGATCACTGTGTGAAAATCTcagcaggtaaaaaaaaattcagggagCCTTTACAAACCACCACATTCGCAAACTGTGCTCCCCAAAGCTGCTGTAGTTCTGCATGTTCTGTGCACTGAGGGATGTGGTGTTTTATGGAACTGCTAAAAATCTTCCTCGTCTCGCTCTCTACAGAACGTTAGACCAAACTTCCCAGGGAGAATTGCACAAAGTTCAACTTCACTGTGGTTTTATATAAACCCCTGCTGTGTAGGTGTGCTTTATCAGTAAGGCTTCTAAGAGAAGGTACCATCCATTTTTGTAGTAAAATTAACATTTAGTGCATGCAGAAGACATGGGAAATTATATAAAGCAGGAAGTACTTTTGGAATACtgcaaatataatttaaatagaaGCTTCTCTGCAGTAAAtctgtttgtgctgctgttaacacacacacagcctcctctggagcccccagcctgtccctgggTGAGGTGAGGCACCCGGGGCTTTCCTGCCTGATCTTTTAGGGGGTGTTTGACCTGAGGAaggggatgctgcagctgagcctcccaggctgcagcatcctccaggctgcagcatcctccaggctgcagcatcctccaggctccccagggcaggcagCCCAGCAGTGGGGACCCCACAGCCTCCCGTGTCTCCCGTGATGGGGGCTTTGGGGgccagcagctcaggaggggctggctctgtggctctgtctgtggctctgtggttcTGTcgttctgtggctctgtgtttctgtggctctgtgtttctgtggttctgtgtttctgtggctctgtgtttctgtggctctgtgttcctgtggctctgtgtttctgtggttctgtggttctgtggctctgtgtttctgtggctctgtgtttctgtggctctgtgttcctgtggctctgtgttcctgtggctctgtgtttctgtggctctgtgttcctgtggctctgtgtttctgtggctctgtgttcctgtggctctgtgtttctgtggttctgtgtttctgtggctctgtggttctgtggctctgtgtttctgtggctctgtgtttctgtggctctgtgttcctgtgttcctgtggctctgtgtttctgtggctctgtgttcctgtggctctgtgtttctgtgtttctgtggttctgtgtttctgtggctctgtggttctgtggctctgtgtttctgtgtttctgtggttctgtgtttctgtggctctgtggttctgtggctctgtgtttctgtggttctgtgtttctgtggttctgtggctctgtgtttctgtggctctgtgtttctgtggctctgtggttctgtggctctgtgtttctgtggctctgtgttcctgtgttcctgtggctctgtgtttctgtggctctgtgttcctgtggctctgtgtttctgtgtttctgtggttctgtgtttctgtggctctgtggttctgtggctctgtgtttctgtgtttctgtggttctgtgtttctgtggctctgtgttcctgtggctctgtgtttctgtgtttctgtggctctgtgttcctgtggctctgtggttctgtgttcctgtggctctgtgttcctgtggctctgtggttctgtgttcctgtggctctgtgtttctgtggctctgtgttcctgtgttcctgtggctctgtgtttctgtggctctgtgttcctgtggctctgtgtttctgtgtttctgtggctctgtgtttctgtggctctgtgtttctgtggttctgtggctctgtgtttctgtggctctgtgtttctgtggctctgtggttctgtggctctgtgtttctgtggctctATTTCTAATCCATGCCCTCCCCCGTGCTCGGAGTGGCTCAGCTCTTGCAGaattccagccccagccctgccaggctcgGTGCTGGCAGTGAAACCCTCCCGTTGGGCTCCGGAAGTGTTTAGTGAGCATGTGTGATGTGTGCATCTTTGTTCTGGAGGTttcccagcctctgctgctccccctgccctgctttgTCTCCCCTGGCTCTGGGGTTCAGCCTTGAAAGCTCTCTGGCCCTTGCAGGAGACAGAGGCAGGGAtgggctgtgctgtccccaggccctgggggagTGTGGACCAGCAGAATATCTGCACTGGGCTCCTTCTAACATTTCCTCTGGGCTCCACACCCAGGCTCcctctgtgctcactgcagtTCAGAGGAAAAGATATACTGGCCATAAAATCCCTCTGAATTCGGGCTGGTTGTATGTTCTGGGGAAGTAGTTGCTTCTTCTGAGACTGAAACTGGAATTTCCTGGCTGTTTTTTGTGAGTTCAGGTTTATGTTTTGGAAAATTGCCTGTGTTGTTTTGGGAAAGGATGgtagcaataataataaatattccaCATCTATTACGTGTTGGAACTAAACGATctccaaggtcccttccaacccaaataattttatgtttgCTATTCTGATTAGTCTAAAATTACATCAGACAGACTGGCTATCCTAAAAATGGATCATTGATAGAAAATGCAGGTTTGGAAGCTGGGGATGAGGCAGATCCATCAACTAGATCCAGCCTGGCATGTGTGCTAGCGGGGCAGCCTGGGGCAGCCTTAAAGCAGCTTCCTGTGCTTGTACAGGTGAAAAAGAGCTTTTCACTGTCCTCCAGAATGAGAAACTCCCTGCCTGGACAGAGCAGGGGCCTCCGATGCTGGAGAGACACCTCCCAAAATAAACCACCTAAGGAACCCCAGCTGttcttgtttctattgctgCTCAACACAACCCACCCTCTGCAGCTACAAACACATCCCAGCCCAAAATTGCTCCAGAGCTGGTCAGAAATGAGCAGGATGGTGCTGACTGAGTCTGGCACAAAGCAGTGGGTCAGACTGGAGACCATCGAGGGAGACCCAGTGAAGCCTCAGTCCTGCCATGGTTTCTCCTTTGATGGTGTTTGGGATGGATACAGGACCCTCCTGCTTTTGGGGGAACcctctagcaaaaaaaaaaaggaagtaaacCAAGCCTTGCATTAAACAGCTGGGTTTGGTGTTGGTGTGAGTGGGGCAGAAGCCTTCATTAAATTAAACCAAACCTTCATTAAACGGCTGGGTTTGGTGTTGGTGAGACTTGGGCAGGAGCatcatccctgtcccttcccaaaCGCCGTAGCCCTGGAAGGACGCTGCGGGACAGGCTGGCCCTTGCTGGGGAGGCTGAGGTTAAACCACGAAGCTGACCAGGTTCAGACATGAAAGTCCTGCCCAAGTCTCACCGTTTTCTGCAGGAGAAGCAGCGAGGTGCTCGTGTGGTGCCTGTTGGCCTCGTGTCTGTGTGGGAACGTTCGGAGGCGCAGCTTTCCTGGAAGGTGCCGTGCTCAGCCCCCGGATGCACATTTTAGTGCATTATGCATATGCATTGGCAGCACTTCTATATTTGTCTTTGTCTGGAAAATCATTTGCTTTTTCCAGCTGAGTGTATCTGCTTTGTGTGCATTGTGATGCCTCTCGGAGGTACCTGCTGGTTCTGGGAGCTGAGATGGGGGTTTGGGATAGCACCTGGCACCTGGACCATAaaccctgtgtgtgtgtgtgtgattttaATGTAGGAGTGAGCATTTCTGGCTGCTGCCGAAGGAATAAAGATCCTCCATCTGTCCTCGCCCCCCTTTTATAGCTCTCTGTCTGTAGAGTCAGAATTCAGATTAACTCTTAGATGGAGACAGCCAGCGCAGCGCTGAGTGGAGAGGTCACAGGATTCCTGATGGGAGAACGATTGTACACAGCTAAACCGTGATTCCCCCTGCCCGATTCCCACATTCCGGGCTCACACCGAATTCCCCGGTTACCACGAAtcacctttttttgttgttgtttgttatttttggcCGCTTTGCTCCGCGCGGGCTTTGGGGGCTCGGTATTTTCCAGGGAATCTGGGCGCCTCCAGAGCAGCCGCGCATCCCGGGGCGGTGCGGAGCGGGATGCGCGCGGCTGGGAGCCGCATTGGAGCCGCATTGGAGCCACCTCGGGGCCGCTTTGGAGCCGCTTTGGAGCCGCTTTGGAGCCACCTCGGGGCCGCTTTGGAGCCGCTTTGGAGCCGCTTTGGAGCCACCTCGGGGCCGCTTTGGAGCCGCTTTGGAGCCGCTTTGGAGCCGGAGCATCCGAGCGCTTGGGGAGCGCGGGGCAGAGCCGCGGCTGCGTGGCGCTCGCTGTCGCGGCGGGCGGAAACCTCGCGTATTTATGGAGCCAGAGCTTCCTTCTGCGTTTGAGTGACAGCCAGGATGCCGTCGCTGCCTGGTCACTGGAGCTGATTTGTATGCGCCAGGGTCCGCCTCGCTGCGAGGGATGCAGCCGCAGCAGCTTGCAGAGCTGTCACACTCACACGGGCTCCGTATCTGCACTGGCTTGACGAATTAAAAAGCGAGCCAGCCAGCGAGAGAGAGAGCCGGAGAGACAGGGGGGACgagacagagagagaagctCGCAGACAGCGCTCGCTCTTTTTCCTACAGGAAGGATTTTGCGTCCCGAGTGCTCGCTGGTTGTGATGATGCTTCACTTAGCGGGCTCAGAATGAGCTAGAGACAGCAGATAGGGGAGAAACTAAAGGCAGAGCACAAAGCATTACGAACCAGCCCAAAACCAGGATCAGTTTTCTCCTCTATTCTAGCATGGTGGATGTATGGACAGTCTTACAGAGCAGAGGTTGACTTCTCCAAATCTGCCAGCCCCACACCTCGAACACTACAGTGTTCTGCATTGCACCATGACCTTGGATGTTCAAACGGTGGTCGTTTTTGCAGTGATTGTGGTGCTATTGCTTGTGAATGTCATACTCATGTTCTTCCTGGGCACTCgttaaatggattttttctCCTGAGCTGTTGGGGGCTACTACTACCACTAGCAATTCAACAAGAGAGCACgagcaggagagagagagagaaaggcaagagagagagaaagagagagagagatttctTACT contains the following coding sequences:
- the LOC134050211 gene encoding uncharacterized LOC128031833 homolog is translated as MDSLTEQRLTSPNLPAPHLEHYSVLHCTMTLDVQTVVVFAVIVVLLLVNVILMFFLGTR